A region from the Rosa rugosa chromosome 6, drRosRugo1.1, whole genome shotgun sequence genome encodes:
- the LOC133714247 gene encoding GCN5-related N-acetyltransferase 10, chloroplastic has protein sequence MFQSFKKLRTQNVNMANMLASYPNISELSYGLITVSRPARRTRLINGEGHVGYVEIKTTNCVVHCSSSTSGSSSSSTSSTEEVGFVGSGKFGIDNKGEFKYLVSEYGWKVRSLFRNGDEVRKAAQVQAEAFHEPVFLFNDLFFQFFQAEVLSGLVYKLRNSPPNRYACLVAEPTPMDTSESQELVGVVDLTASRDQNVLEHLPPDADEFLYVSGIAVLKSFRRKKVATVLLKACDMLSAEWGFQYLALRAYEDDFGARELYANAGYRVVSGDPPWMSTWIGRKRRVVMIKHIST, from the exons ATGTTTCAGTCATTCAAGAAACTAAGAACACAAAATGTAAATATGGCCAATATGCTAGCAAGCTATCCCAACATATCAGAACTCTCATatggattaattacagtttCTAGACCAGCTAGGAGGACTAGATTGATCAATGGTGAGGGACATGTTGGGTATGTAGAGATTAAGACCACAAATTGTGTAGTGCATTGCTCCAGTAGTACTAGTGGTAGCTCAAGTAGTAGTACCTCATCAACGGAGGAAGTGGGTTTTGTAGGGAGTGGAAAGTTTGGTATTGATAATAAGGGAGAGTTCAAGTACTTGGTGAGTGAGTATGGATGGAAGGTCAGGAGTTTGTTTAGAAATGGAGATGAGGTAAGGAAGGCAGCTCAAGTTCAAGCTGAAGCATTTCATGAACCTGTGTTTCTCTTCAATGATCTGTTCTTCCAATTCTTCCAG GCTGAAGTGTTATCTGGGCTTGTATATAAACTTAGGAACTCACCCCCAAACAG GTATGCTTGTTTGGTTGCTGAGCCTACTCCCATGGACACTTCCGAGTCACAAGAACTCGTGGGCGTCGTGGATCTCACGGCGTCAAGAGACCAGAATGTACTAGAGCATCTCCCACCTGATGCAGATGAGTTTCTTTATGTGTCCGGCATAGCTGTTCTCAAGAGTTTTAG GAGGAAGAAAGTAGCCACTGTTTTACTAAAAGCTTGTGACATGCTCTCAGCTGAATGGGGATTTCAGTATCTTGCTCTCCGGGCTTATGAAGACGATTTTGGTGCCCGGGAGTTGTATGCAAATGCCGGTTACCGGGTTGTCTCCGGTGATCCGCCGTGGATGAGTACTTGGATTGGAAGAAAACGCCGTGTTGTTATGATCAAACATATTTCGACTTGA
- the LOC133717008 gene encoding putative B3 domain-containing protein At3g24850: MGRLLSMKDFEGKAIRPRSSYLDIFLQVASVLQNKKLKQSMEKSTHLKTKMAGIGFKEPIFMVGKETYAKGQKFMNSVFESVRKIGGSKRKGFDNFDDHERGFQFKKQKMDMGSTSEAKEPNSSVVKELKVDALYSVSTIKTENSLPRANCIMSFDIKKKSANGDDDKQWGLRPKPKNIKLRKPKKEITTQIIDANGLPEEYKRKIENFDKAKATLVIQKELTKTDLSRTACRLSMPMNQIKPESFLNADEIKFLAKQNDWPVSVIDPLLEEEDLTLRQWNMEKKTGKTSSSYVLKTRWNEVADKNNLKQKDVVQVWSFRDVGNNLHFAIVLVKKGERKGGEHSSSRGYSQPPSLSTTPRDIVDGERRSGSGQGTESKEEGMIGVNSNVESNSERSTMSNGSNENHESLSQT; this comes from the coding sequence ATGGGGAGGCTGCTGAGTATGAAAGATTTTGAGGGCAAAGCAATTCGACCTCGTTCGTCCTACCTTGATATTTTTCTTCAGGTTGCTAGTGTTCTTCAGAATAAGAAACTCAAGCAAAGTATGGAGAAAAGTACTCATTTGAAAACCAAGATGGCCGGTATTGGGTTTAAAGAACCCATTTTCATGGTAGGGAAAGAGACTTATGCAAAGGGACAAAAATTTATGAACTCTGTTTTTGAATCTGTGAGGAAGATTGGTGGGTCAAAAAGAAAGGGTTTTGACAATTTTGACGATCATGAAAGGGGTTTTCAATTCAAGAAGCAGAAGATGGATATGGGTAGTACCTCCGAGGCTAAAGAACCAAATTCGTCAGTCGTAAAAGAATTGAAGGTGGATGCGTTATACTCAGTTAGCACAATAAAGACAGAAAATTCTTTGCCTAGGGCAAACTGTATAATGAGTTTTGATATTAAGAAGAAGAGTGCTAATGGTGATGATGATAAACAATGGGGTTTGAGGCCGAAGCCGAAGAATATCAAATTGAGGAAGCCAAAGAAGGAGATCACAACACAAATTATTGATGCTAACGGCTTGCCTGAAGAATACAAGAgaaagattgaaaattttgataagGCTAAGGCGACTTTGGTGATACAGAAGGAGTTGACCAAGACTGATTTGTCACGTACCGCTTGCCGGTTGTCAATGCCTATGAACCAAATCAAACCGGAGAGTTTTCTGAATGCAGATGAGATAAAGTTTCTTGCAAAACAAAATGACTGGCCAGTTTCGGTTATAGATCCCctacttgaagaagaagatctaACCCTGAGGCAGTGGAACATGGAAAAGAAAACGGGTAAGACGAGCTCAAGCTATGTGTTGAAAACACGTTGGAATGAAGTTGCCGATAAAAACAATCTCAAGCAAAAAGATGTAGTCCAAGTTTGGTCATTCCGGGATGTGGGAAACAACCTTCACTTTGCTATTGTTTTGGTTAAGAAGGGTGAGAGAAAGGGTGGTGAACATAGTAGTAGTCGAGGGTATAGCCAGCCGCCTTCGCTATCAACAACACCGCGTGATATTGTTGATGGTGAAAGAAGAAGTGGTAGTGGTCAAGGAACAGAATCAAAGGAAGAAGGGATGATAGGAGTTAATAGCAATGTTGAGAGTAATAGTGAGAGAAGTACTATGAGCAATGGGTCTAATGAAAACCATGAAAGTTTAAGCCAGACATAA